In one Lolium rigidum isolate FL_2022 chromosome 3, APGP_CSIRO_Lrig_0.1, whole genome shotgun sequence genomic region, the following are encoded:
- the LOC124697963 gene encoding uncharacterized protein LOC124697963: protein MNKCCCTHAPKVAMATPLSSPFSVTTLRAPLWHGRLHAQTPLLTASPLRASSGDDATTEPSAPTATTTTTPTDDDFEQRVLRMKSRVGPKKRGSAGARKRKAAAESQAVTLPPVPLREPRSALGLPVEFGFTAYSERLNGLLATVGLTALLLVELGSGKSLVKYHQAPTLFLQVYTIVAAGAVFVKYEKERISVWPAPAPPKAPATSGE, encoded by the coding sequence ATGAACAAGTGCTGCTGCACGCATGCACCCAAGGTAGCAATGGCGACGCCGCTCTCCAGCCCCTTCTCCGTCACCACCCTCCGAGCCCCGCTCTGGCACGGCCGCCTCCACGCCCAGACGCCCCTGCTCACTGCTTCTCCTCTCCGCGCGTCCTCCGGCGATGACGCCACCACGGAGCCGTCGGCACCGACGGCCACCACCACGACAACCCCTaccgacgacgacttcgagcagCGCGTGCTGCGCATGAAGTCCCGCGTCGGGCCCAAGAAGCGGGGCAGCGCCGGAGCGCGCAagaggaaggccgccgccgagtcccaGGCCGTGACGCTCCCGCCGGTGCCGCTGCGGGAGCCCCGGTCCGCCCTCGGCCTGCCCGTCGAGTTCGGCTTCACCGCTTACAGCGAGCGGCTCAACGGCCTGCTCGCCACCGTCGGCCTCACCGCGCTGCTGCTGGTGGAGCTCGGCTCCGGCAAGTCCCTGGTGAAGTACCACCAGGCGCCCACGCTGTTCCTGCAGGTGTACACGATCGTCGCGGCCGGCGCCGTGTTCGTCAAGTACGAGAAGGAGCGGATCAGCGTCTGGCCGGCTCCGGCGCCGCCCAAGGCCCCGGCGACCAGCGGTGAATGA